The nucleotide window TTCAGCCTCGCCTCGGCGCTCTGCGGCCAGGCGCAGAGCTTCGGCGAGCTGGTCGCGTTTCGTACGCTGCAGGGCGCCGGCGGCGGCATGCTCACGCCGGTGGGCATGGCGATGCTCTTCCGCACCTTCCCGCCGGAGCAGCGCGTGCGTGCCTCGCGCATCCTCGTCGTGCCGGGGATCATCGCGCCGGCGAGCGGGCCGGTGCTGGGCGGCCTGATCGTGGACAAGCTCTCCTGGCGCTGGGCCTTCTACGTGAACGTGCCGGTGGGCTGTGCGGCGCTGCTCTTCGGCCTGCTCTTTCTGCGCGAGCACCGTGAGCACGCCGCCGGGCGCTTCGACCTGCCCGGCTTCCTGCTGGCGGGCACGGGCTTTCCCCTGCTGATGTACGCCGTCACGGAAGGCCCCTCGCGCGGCTGGGACTCGGCCGCCGTGCTCGTCTCGGCGGGCGCCGGCCTGCTGCTGCTGGCGGCGTTCGTCCGGATGGAGCTGCGCACGGCCGCGCCGATGGTGCAGTTGCGCCTGTTCGCCAACCGCCTCTTCCAGAGCTGCACCACGACCTCGATGACGGCCAGCGCCGCCTTCCTCGGCGTGCTGTTCGTGACGCCGCTCTTCCTGCAGGAGGCGCGCGGCGACTCGGCGCTCGAATCGGGCCTGACGACCTTCCCCGAGGCGATCGGCGTGCTGCTCTCGATGCAGCTTGTGGCGCGGGTCTATCCGTACGTGGGGCCGCGGCGGCTGATGGCGGCGGGCATGCTCTGGGTGGCGGCGATGATGACGCTGCTCAGCTTCATCGGCCTGGAGACGAGCGCCTGGCTGATCCGCCTGCTGATGTTCGCCGTGGGCACGGGCATGGCCTTCGTCTTCTTGCCCAACCAGGCGGCGGGCTTCGCCACGGTGACGCCGAGCCAGATGGGCCGCGCCTCCACGCTGTTCAACGCGCAGCGCCAGCTCGGCGCGGCCACCGGCGTGGCTCTGCTCAGCAGTGTGCTGGCGATCGCCGGGCCGCTGCGGCACGACGCGGCCGGCGCGGCGCACCCGCACGCCGGCGCTTATCACGCGGCCTACCTGGCCGCGGCGGCGCTGGCGCTTTTGGCGGCGCTGCTGGCCCTGCGCGTGCCCGACCGCGACGCCGCCGCCACGATGCGCCACCCCGCCGGCGCGGACCAGCCCGCCCCGCCCGCGAGCGAGCCGCTGCTGGCGGAGTGACGATCTGCCCGCCAGGGGCCGCGCTCGGGGCGGGCAGCCCGCCTGCACCATCGACGGACACACCGTTGCACCCACGACGAGATCGCCGCGCGGCCTGCCATAATCCGGGCCGGCGCGGCGGACTGCGCGTCGTACGATCGCGGCAGGCACCGC belongs to Dehalococcoidia bacterium and includes:
- a CDS encoding MDR family MFS transporter, giving the protein MTRRELDPRITVAAVYVAAQFMSAMDSTVVNVALPTLGNRFHVTGASIDGVIIGYLISLAVFIPASGWLGDRFGTKRVFLCALLIFSLASALCGQAQSFGELVAFRTLQGAGGGMLTPVGMAMLFRTFPPEQRVRASRILVVPGIIAPASGPVLGGLIVDKLSWRWAFYVNVPVGCAALLFGLLFLREHREHAAGRFDLPGFLLAGTGFPLLMYAVTEGPSRGWDSAAVLVSAGAGLLLLAAFVRMELRTAAPMVQLRLFANRLFQSCTTTSMTASAAFLGVLFVTPLFLQEARGDSALESGLTTFPEAIGVLLSMQLVARVYPYVGPRRLMAAGMLWVAAMMTLLSFIGLETSAWLIRLLMFAVGTGMAFVFLPNQAAGFATVTPSQMGRASTLFNAQRQLGAATGVALLSSVLAIAGPLRHDAAGAAHPHAGAYHAAYLAAAALALLAALLALRVPDRDAAATMRHPAGADQPAPPASEPLLAE